In Microbacterium binotii, one DNA window encodes the following:
- the galK gene encoding galactokinase — MDAAAAARELFVELTGHEPIGHWSAPGRVNLIGEHTDYNDGFVLPFAIEHRTHVQLGLREDGRIRVVSTFDPVPVEVALDQLDALFPEGRSDVPEWSTYPLGVAWALLAASGRDAASVTGVDIAIASDVPVGAGLSSSAAIEGATASALNDVWELGLDRVALAKVGRVAENEAVGAPTGIMDQMASMLGEQDAAIFLDCRTLDTTVVDLGFAAAGLALLVMDTNVKHSHSTGGYGERRASCELGASIMGVPALRDLRVEDLAEARTKTDDVTFRRMRHVVTEDQRVLDTVRTLREQGPRAIGELLLASHASMRDDFEISVPELDTVVEAAMAAGAIGARMTGGGFGGAAIALIDADRVDAVSDAVRRAFADAGFTAPTIFTVTPSAGAHRDA, encoded by the coding sequence ATGGATGCGGCCGCCGCCGCCCGCGAGCTGTTCGTCGAACTGACCGGCCACGAGCCCATCGGCCACTGGTCGGCACCGGGCCGGGTGAACCTGATCGGCGAGCACACCGACTACAACGACGGCTTCGTGCTGCCGTTCGCGATCGAGCACCGCACGCACGTCCAGCTGGGCCTTCGCGAGGACGGCCGCATCCGCGTCGTCTCGACGTTCGACCCGGTGCCGGTGGAGGTCGCGCTCGACCAGCTCGACGCCCTCTTCCCCGAGGGGCGCAGCGACGTGCCGGAGTGGTCCACGTACCCGCTCGGCGTCGCGTGGGCGCTGTTGGCGGCGTCGGGCAGGGACGCCGCGAGCGTCACGGGCGTCGACATCGCGATCGCCTCCGACGTGCCGGTGGGGGCAGGGCTCTCCTCCTCCGCCGCGATCGAGGGAGCGACCGCATCCGCTCTCAACGACGTGTGGGAGCTGGGCCTGGACCGCGTCGCTCTCGCCAAGGTCGGCCGCGTCGCGGAGAACGAGGCCGTCGGCGCCCCCACCGGGATCATGGACCAGATGGCGTCGATGCTCGGCGAGCAGGATGCGGCGATCTTCCTCGACTGCCGCACCCTCGACACCACGGTCGTCGACCTCGGTTTCGCGGCCGCGGGTCTCGCGCTGCTGGTCATGGACACGAACGTGAAGCACTCGCACTCGACCGGCGGCTACGGCGAGCGCCGTGCGTCGTGCGAGCTGGGAGCATCGATCATGGGGGTTCCGGCGCTCCGCGACCTGCGCGTCGAGGACCTCGCCGAAGCTCGGACGAAGACCGACGACGTGACCTTCCGCCGGATGCGCCACGTCGTGACCGAGGATCAGCGCGTGCTCGACACCGTCCGGACGCTTCGCGAGCAGGGTCCGCGCGCCATCGGCGAGCTTCTCCTCGCCTCCCACGCCTCCATGCGCGACGACTTCGAGATCTCGGTGCCCGAGCTCGACACCGTGGTCGAGGCGGCCATGGCGGCCGGTGCGATCGGCGCACGCATGACCGGCGGCGGCTTCGGCGGCGCGGCCATCGCGCTCATCGACGCGGACCGGGTCGACGCGGTGTCGGATGCGGTGCGCCGCGCCTTCGCCGACGCCGGGTTCACCGCGCCGACGATCTTCACCGTGACCCCGTCGGCCGGCGCGCACCGCGACGCCTGA
- a CDS encoding LacI family DNA-binding transcriptional regulator — MVRVSMADVAAHAGVSAQTVSRVVNQSPRVDPATRARVEAAMSALGYRMHRAARALRTGQTRTIGLVVSTLASVGNSRMLQAIAEAAAERDYALAIVTVAGTRDIAEAFSQLRDQGVDGAVVLNEATRLARGAEPPAGLRLVVVDSPPDDRFTIVQTDHAGGARLATRHLLDAGHRTVHHLAGPVTSFAASERERGWREELAEAGIDAPEPERGDWTSRSGYERGAAFAAASAVFVANDQMALGLLRALADAGRRVPEDVAVVGFDDIVDASEYRPPLTTVRQDFDALGSRAVEVLVRMIETDEPASAQEIGATLVVRDSA, encoded by the coding sequence ATGGTTCGGGTATCGATGGCGGATGTCGCCGCGCACGCGGGCGTGTCCGCTCAGACCGTGTCCCGCGTCGTGAATCAGAGCCCGCGCGTCGACCCGGCGACGCGCGCCAGGGTCGAGGCGGCCATGAGTGCGCTGGGCTATCGGATGCACCGCGCGGCGAGGGCTCTGCGCACCGGGCAGACCCGCACGATCGGTCTCGTCGTGTCCACCCTCGCCTCGGTCGGCAACTCGCGCATGCTGCAGGCGATCGCGGAGGCCGCTGCCGAGCGGGACTACGCGCTCGCGATCGTCACGGTCGCCGGCACCCGTGACATCGCCGAGGCCTTCTCGCAGCTGCGTGATCAGGGTGTCGACGGCGCCGTCGTCCTGAACGAGGCGACGCGACTGGCTCGCGGTGCCGAGCCGCCCGCGGGGCTCCGTCTGGTCGTCGTCGACTCGCCGCCCGATGACCGCTTCACGATCGTGCAGACCGATCACGCGGGCGGTGCCCGTCTCGCGACGCGGCACCTGCTGGACGCCGGTCATCGCACGGTGCATCACCTGGCCGGTCCGGTGACGTCTTTCGCTGCCTCCGAGCGCGAGCGTGGCTGGCGCGAGGAGCTCGCCGAAGCGGGCATCGACGCGCCAGAGCCGGAGCGCGGCGACTGGACCTCCCGCTCGGGCTACGAGCGCGGCGCGGCCTTCGCCGCCGCATCCGCCGTCTTCGTCGCGAACGACCAGATGGCCCTCGGTCTGCTGCGGGCTCTGGCCGACGCGGGCAGACGCGTGCCCGAGGACGTCGCGGTCGTGGGCTTCGACGACATCGTCGATGCGAGCGAGTACCGTCCGCCGTTGACGACCGTGCGGCAGGACTTCGACGCGCTGGGCTCTCGTGCCGTCGAGGTGCTCGTGCGCATGATCGAGACCGACGAGCCCGCATCCGCGCAGGAGATCGGCGCGACGCTCGTCGTCCGCGACAGTGCCTGA
- a CDS encoding carbohydrate ABC transporter permease, whose protein sequence is MSATVATRRGTGATRRVREPLVSRGSAMLIMAVFTVYFLLPLWWLLVASSKDTGDILTTNPLWFADFRLFANIGDLFAYRDGIYLRWLGNSLLYAGLGGAIATLLAAMAGYALAKYRFPGREFLFNVVLGGVLVPATALALPLFLIFSQVQLTNTFWAVFLPSLVSPFGVYLARIFAASSVPDELLEAARLDGSGEIRTFFTVSMRLMTPALVTMFLFQFVAIWNNFFLPLIMLRSEELFPVVYGLFGWNNQLNQLPELRGLVLIGALLSVIPLIVTFLLLQRFWRGGLGAGAIK, encoded by the coding sequence ATGAGCGCCACCGTCGCCACCCGCCGGGGCACCGGCGCCACCCGTCGCGTGCGCGAGCCCCTGGTCTCGCGCGGTTCGGCGATGCTCATCATGGCCGTGTTCACGGTCTACTTCCTGCTGCCGCTGTGGTGGCTGCTGGTCGCGTCCAGCAAGGACACCGGCGACATCCTCACGACGAACCCGCTGTGGTTCGCCGACTTCCGGCTGTTCGCGAACATCGGCGACCTGTTCGCCTACCGCGACGGCATCTACCTGCGCTGGCTCGGCAACTCGCTGCTGTACGCCGGCCTCGGCGGTGCGATCGCGACGCTGCTGGCGGCGATGGCGGGCTACGCCCTCGCGAAGTACCGCTTCCCGGGGCGCGAGTTCCTCTTCAACGTCGTGCTCGGCGGTGTGCTCGTGCCCGCCACGGCCCTCGCTCTGCCGCTGTTCCTGATCTTCAGCCAGGTGCAGCTGACGAACACGTTCTGGGCGGTGTTCCTCCCCTCGCTCGTGAGCCCGTTCGGCGTCTACCTCGCGCGCATCTTCGCCGCATCCTCCGTGCCCGACGAGCTGCTGGAGGCCGCGCGCCTGGACGGCTCGGGTGAGATCCGCACCTTCTTCACCGTGAGCATGCGACTGATGACGCCGGCGCTCGTGACGATGTTCCTCTTCCAGTTCGTCGCCATCTGGAACAACTTCTTCCTGCCGCTGATCATGCTGCGAAGTGAAGAGCTCTTCCCGGTGGTCTACGGCCTGTTCGGGTGGAACAACCAGCTGAATCAGCTGCCCGAACTGCGCGGGCTCGTCCTCATCGGCGCTCTGCTGTCGGTGATCCCCCTGATCGTCACGTTCCTGCTGCTGCAGCGCTTCTGGCGCGGCGGCCTGGGAGCGGGCGCCATCAAGTGA
- a CDS encoding LacI family DNA-binding transcriptional regulator yields MAASPSGPRRSTVHDVARAAGVSRGTVSRVLNGGYVSEQAREAIHRAISEVGYVPNTAARNLVRQRTQAVGFIVHEPHSLFLEDPNIGGIMLGANTTLSQADYQMVCVVVDTARDTDRVARYLSGGFVDGAVIVSARHQDPISDVVERLRLPVAFVGHPPGISGAWVGIDNRGAAEAVVTRLRETGRRRIGMIAAALDRDSGSDRLAGFRAALGDAFDPSLVEPVDLYAFADGAAGMARLLERAPDLDGVFAASDAVAAGAMQALRAAGRRVPEDVGVVGFDDSAWATRTSPQLSTVHQPAEGLGAAAAAAVLAQLDGDQSVRTGILLDAPVVWRDSA; encoded by the coding sequence ATGGCCGCATCCCCATCCGGACCCCGCCGCTCCACGGTGCACGACGTGGCGCGCGCCGCCGGGGTGTCGCGGGGCACGGTCAGCCGCGTGCTCAACGGCGGGTACGTGTCGGAACAGGCGCGCGAGGCGATCCACCGCGCCATCAGCGAGGTCGGTTATGTGCCCAACACCGCGGCGCGCAACCTCGTGCGCCAGCGCACGCAGGCGGTCGGGTTCATCGTGCACGAGCCGCACTCGCTGTTCCTCGAGGATCCCAACATCGGCGGAATCATGCTGGGTGCCAACACGACGCTGTCGCAGGCGGACTACCAGATGGTGTGCGTCGTCGTGGACACCGCGCGCGACACCGACCGGGTCGCCCGGTACCTCTCGGGCGGTTTCGTCGACGGCGCCGTCATCGTCTCCGCCCGGCATCAGGATCCCATCTCCGATGTGGTGGAGCGCCTTCGGCTGCCCGTCGCCTTCGTCGGCCACCCGCCCGGGATCAGCGGCGCCTGGGTGGGCATCGACAACCGCGGCGCGGCCGAGGCGGTCGTCACCCGACTCCGTGAGACGGGGCGCCGCCGGATCGGCATGATCGCAGCCGCCCTCGACCGCGACTCGGGCAGCGACCGTCTCGCGGGGTTCCGCGCAGCGCTGGGCGACGCGTTCGACCCCTCGCTGGTGGAGCCCGTCGACCTGTACGCCTTCGCCGACGGTGCGGCCGGCATGGCGCGGCTGCTCGAGCGTGCCCCCGACCTCGACGGCGTGTTCGCCGCATCCGATGCCGTCGCTGCCGGCGCCATGCAGGCGTTGCGCGCGGCCGGGAGGCGAGTCCCCGAGGACGTCGGGGTGGTGGGCTTCGACGACAGTGCGTGGGCGACCCGCACCTCGCCGCAGCTGTCCACGGTGCACCAGCCCGCCGAGGGGCTGGGCGCTGCGGCGGCCGCAGCCGTGCTTGCACAGCTGGACGGCGATCAGAGCGTGCGCACCGGCATCCTCCTCGACGCCCCCGTGGTCTGGCGCGACTCCGCCTGA
- the galT gene encoding galactose-1-phosphate uridylyltransferase — protein sequence MNTPQQDVALLGAGVVKRPTRLADGRELIYYDDPDTTLPPERSIDARELAPRPETATMRLDVLTGDWISIAANRQNRAFLPPAELDPLAPQTPTNPSEIPSRYDVAVFENKSPSFGPALAAETDDAPAAVDPPQSLADLAEYGLGRTRTSVGRTEVVCFSPEHAGSFGTQSVTRARTVIEAWADRTAALSALPGIQQVFPFENRGQEIGVTLPHPHGQIYAYPYVTPRTQRLLAALDRTGDDLFDRILEMESKSERMILRGEHWSAFVPFAARWPLEVHLVPHRHVADFAETNDAERDELAPLYLRLLRGVDALYDTPTPYIAAWHQAPVHTGRAGARLHLELTSPRRAADKLKYLAGSEAAMGAWIGDVPPETAAARLREAVEGVSL from the coding sequence GTGAACACACCTCAGCAGGATGTCGCACTCCTCGGTGCGGGCGTCGTGAAGCGACCCACGCGCCTCGCCGACGGCCGCGAGCTCATCTACTACGACGACCCCGACACGACCCTTCCGCCCGAGCGCAGCATCGATGCGCGCGAGCTGGCACCGCGTCCGGAGACCGCGACGATGCGTCTCGATGTGCTGACCGGCGATTGGATCTCCATCGCCGCCAACCGCCAGAACCGCGCGTTCCTTCCGCCCGCCGAACTCGACCCGCTCGCCCCGCAGACGCCGACGAACCCGTCCGAGATCCCATCGCGCTACGACGTGGCCGTCTTCGAGAACAAGTCGCCCTCGTTCGGCCCGGCCCTCGCCGCGGAGACCGACGACGCCCCGGCGGCCGTCGACCCGCCGCAGAGTCTCGCCGACCTGGCCGAGTACGGACTCGGCCGCACCCGCACGTCCGTCGGACGCACCGAGGTCGTGTGCTTCAGCCCAGAGCACGCGGGCTCGTTCGGCACCCAGAGCGTCACACGCGCTCGTACCGTGATCGAGGCCTGGGCCGATCGCACGGCTGCGCTGTCGGCGCTGCCCGGCATTCAGCAGGTCTTCCCGTTCGAGAACCGCGGGCAGGAGATCGGCGTGACCCTGCCGCATCCGCACGGGCAGATCTATGCCTACCCGTACGTCACCCCGCGCACCCAGCGCCTGCTGGCGGCCCTCGACCGCACCGGCGATGATCTGTTCGATCGCATCCTCGAGATGGAGTCGAAGAGCGAGCGCATGATCCTCCGCGGCGAGCACTGGAGCGCCTTCGTGCCGTTCGCCGCGCGGTGGCCGCTGGAAGTGCACCTCGTTCCGCACCGCCACGTCGCCGATTTCGCCGAGACGAACGATGCCGAGCGCGACGAACTGGCACCCCTGTACCTGCGGCTGCTGCGCGGCGTCGATGCGCTCTACGACACCCCGACGCCCTACATCGCGGCCTGGCACCAGGCCCCCGTGCACACCGGCCGTGCGGGTGCTCGCCTGCACCTCGAACTGACCTCGCCGCGTCGCGCGGCCGACAAGCTGAAGTACCTCGCCGGAAGCGAGGCGGCCATGGGCGCCTGGATCGGCGACGTTCCGCCCGAGACCGCCGCCGCACGCCTGCGCGAGGCCGTAGAAGGAGTGTCGCTGTGA
- the galE gene encoding UDP-glucose 4-epimerase GalE, producing MTWLVTGGAGYIGAHVVRALTAAGLTPVVLDDLSSGHAAFVPEGVPFVRGSILQRDLVEQTLRQYEVTGVIHVAGYKYAGVSVKRPLHTYEQNVEGTRVVLAAMAAAGVDKLVFSSSAAVYGTPDVPLVVEDLPKRPASPYGESKLIGEWLIRDQAVATADEDAPLRHTSLRYFNVVGSGDPDVYDTSPHNLFPIVFEKLIAGETPQINGDDYDTEDGTNVRDYVHVADIAAAHAVAARRLAAGEPLEAAYNLGSQNGLSVRQIMDAMARVTGIDFTPVVGPRRAGDPDRIVATGELAARDLEWANRYSVDEMVRSGWEARRRA from the coding sequence ATGACCTGGCTTGTGACCGGCGGCGCCGGATACATCGGTGCGCACGTGGTGCGCGCGCTCACCGCGGCGGGCTTGACCCCCGTCGTGCTCGACGACCTCTCCAGCGGTCACGCCGCCTTCGTGCCCGAGGGCGTCCCGTTCGTCCGCGGCTCGATCCTGCAGCGCGATCTCGTGGAGCAGACCCTGCGCCAGTACGAGGTGACCGGCGTCATCCACGTCGCCGGGTACAAGTACGCCGGCGTCTCGGTGAAGCGTCCGCTGCACACGTACGAGCAGAACGTCGAGGGCACGCGCGTCGTGCTCGCCGCGATGGCGGCGGCCGGCGTCGACAAGCTCGTGTTCTCCTCCAGCGCCGCCGTCTACGGCACCCCCGACGTTCCGCTGGTCGTCGAGGACCTGCCGAAGCGCCCGGCCTCCCCGTACGGCGAGTCGAAGCTGATCGGCGAGTGGCTCATCCGCGACCAGGCTGTAGCGACGGCCGACGAGGATGCACCGCTGCGACACACCTCGCTGCGGTACTTCAACGTCGTCGGCTCGGGCGACCCCGACGTCTACGACACCAGCCCGCACAACCTCTTCCCGATCGTGTTCGAGAAGCTGATCGCGGGCGAGACCCCGCAGATCAACGGCGACGACTACGACACGGAAGACGGCACGAACGTGCGCGACTACGTGCACGTCGCCGACATCGCCGCCGCTCACGCCGTCGCCGCCCGCCGTCTCGCCGCGGGTGAGCCGCTCGAGGCCGCGTACAACCTCGGGTCGCAGAACGGCCTGTCGGTGCGCCAGATCATGGACGCGATGGCACGGGTCACCGGCATCGACTTCACGCCCGTCGTCGGACCGCGCCGCGCGGGCGATCCCGACCGCATCGTCGCCACGGGCGAGCTCGCCGCACGCGACCTCGAGTGGGCGAACCGGTACTCGGTCGACGAGATGGTGCGTTCGGGCTGGGAGGCCCGCCGCCGGGCCTGA
- a CDS encoding carbohydrate ABC transporter permease translates to MTITHAPARRRTRVPHKAAIAFLLVPFGILFTLFYVAPILFAIVQSTLVVRREGTFGKAEQVFGGFAQYVLVFQNEAFWGSVGRMLLFGVVQVPVMLGLALLFALLLDSPLVKGKRFFRLAFFVPYAVPGVIAAIMWGSLFSPNLSPFTALTKNVDFLGADLVLWSIANVVTWVYVGYNMLIIYSSLLSIPTEIYEAARLDGAGQFRIAWSIKIPLVRPAIVMTAIFSIIGTLQLLAEPQVFRSFSSAVTSTYTPNMTVYATASIPNPNLAAAFSVVLAVTTFVLSFGFMKYMQRKGNA, encoded by the coding sequence GTGACCATCACCCACGCGCCCGCGCGGCGCCGGACGCGGGTGCCGCACAAGGCGGCGATCGCGTTCCTGCTGGTGCCGTTCGGCATCCTGTTCACCCTGTTCTACGTCGCGCCGATCCTCTTCGCGATCGTGCAGTCGACACTCGTCGTGCGCCGCGAGGGTACCTTCGGCAAGGCCGAGCAGGTCTTCGGCGGGTTCGCGCAGTATGTGCTCGTCTTCCAGAACGAGGCGTTCTGGGGCTCGGTCGGGCGGATGCTGCTGTTCGGCGTCGTGCAGGTGCCCGTCATGCTCGGCCTCGCACTGCTGTTTGCGCTGCTGCTGGACTCGCCGCTGGTCAAGGGCAAGCGCTTCTTCCGCCTCGCCTTCTTCGTGCCGTACGCGGTACCCGGTGTCATCGCCGCCATCATGTGGGGCTCGCTGTTCTCGCCAAACCTGTCGCCGTTCACGGCCCTGACGAAGAACGTCGACTTCCTCGGCGCCGACCTCGTGCTGTGGTCGATCGCGAACGTCGTGACCTGGGTCTACGTCGGCTACAACATGCTGATCATCTACTCGTCGCTGCTCTCCATCCCGACGGAGATCTACGAGGCGGCGCGCTTGGACGGGGCGGGGCAGTTCCGCATCGCCTGGTCGATCAAGATCCCCCTCGTGCGGCCGGCGATCGTGATGACCGCCATCTTCTCGATCATCGGCACGCTGCAACTACTGGCGGAGCCGCAGGTGTTCCGCTCCTTCAGCTCGGCGGTGACCAGCACCTACACCCCGAACATGACGGTCTACGCGACCGCATCCATCCCCAACCCGAACCTCGCGGCCGCGTTCTCGGTCGTGCTGGCCGTGACCACGTTCGTGCTCTCGTTCGGATTCATGAAGTACATGCAGCGGAAGGGCAACGCATGA
- a CDS encoding beta-galactosidase, whose protein sequence is MPDAAHLATLAADGIVFGSDYNPEQWDRSVWEEDVRLMNEAGVSLVAINVFGWSDINPAPGEWDFTALDDIIELLHAHGIRVNLGTGTASPPPWLSRIHPEILPVSEDGVRAWPGGRQAYCPSSPVFRSYAAEVVTRVAERYASHPAVALWHVSNELGCHNALCYCDASAEAFRGWLQRRYETIEALNDAWGTAFWSQRYGTWDDVLPPRRALSLRNPGQVLDFHRFSSDEQLGLYRAEATILRAASAVPVTTNFMVTAHIRNLDYWSWAGEMDVIANDHYLDNRLPLPRAELSFAADLTRGLAQGAPWLLMETSTGAVNWQPYNLAKSDGELLRNVVTHVARGADGICFFQWRASAQGAEKYHSALVPHAGTDTAAWQRVLELGRTLRALAPVAGTRVHAQAALLFSWESWWAAEGEGRPSEALAYLEQVHAAHAALTAAGLTVDIVRPGASLDDHALVVVPALHLVRDADAAVIADRAASGAAVLVTFFSGTVDERDAVRLGGYPGAFRDLLGVGAEEFAPLEPGHTVRLGSGAVGRVWTERMRAFDAEVLDTFVDGPAGGMPAVTRRTVGTGSAWYLATQPDASSYAGIVSRMAAEAGLEPDASRIPGVEVVRRRGEQGSYLFVINHSENEVAVDARGRDLLTDQPVDGTAVVAAGAVRIIEESL, encoded by the coding sequence ATGCCCGACGCCGCCCATCTCGCCACCCTCGCCGCAGACGGCATCGTCTTCGGCAGCGACTACAACCCCGAACAGTGGGACCGGTCGGTGTGGGAAGAGGACGTCCGCCTGATGAACGAGGCCGGCGTCAGCCTCGTGGCCATCAACGTCTTCGGCTGGTCGGACATCAACCCCGCTCCGGGCGAGTGGGACTTCACCGCCCTCGACGACATCATCGAGCTGCTGCACGCCCACGGCATCCGCGTGAACCTCGGCACCGGCACCGCGTCGCCGCCGCCGTGGCTGAGCCGCATCCATCCCGAGATCCTGCCGGTCTCTGAGGACGGCGTGCGCGCCTGGCCGGGCGGGCGTCAGGCCTACTGTCCCAGCTCCCCCGTCTTCCGTTCCTACGCCGCCGAGGTCGTCACCCGGGTCGCCGAGCGCTACGCGAGCCACCCGGCGGTCGCCCTGTGGCACGTGTCGAACGAGCTCGGCTGCCACAACGCGCTGTGCTACTGCGATGCGAGCGCCGAGGCCTTCCGCGGCTGGCTGCAGCGCCGCTACGAGACGATCGAGGCGCTCAACGACGCCTGGGGCACCGCGTTCTGGAGCCAGCGCTACGGCACCTGGGACGACGTGTTGCCCCCGCGCCGCGCCCTGTCGCTGCGCAACCCCGGCCAGGTACTCGACTTCCACCGCTTCAGCTCCGACGAGCAGCTCGGCCTGTATCGCGCGGAGGCGACGATCCTCCGCGCGGCGAGCGCGGTCCCCGTGACGACGAACTTCATGGTGACGGCTCACATCCGCAACCTCGACTACTGGTCGTGGGCGGGCGAGATGGACGTCATCGCCAACGACCACTACCTCGACAACCGCCTCCCGCTCCCCCGCGCGGAGCTGTCGTTCGCAGCGGATCTGACCCGTGGGCTCGCCCAGGGTGCCCCGTGGCTGCTCATGGAGACCTCGACCGGAGCGGTCAACTGGCAGCCGTACAACCTCGCGAAGAGCGACGGCGAACTCCTGCGCAACGTGGTCACCCACGTCGCGCGCGGCGCCGACGGCATCTGCTTCTTCCAGTGGCGCGCCTCGGCCCAGGGGGCGGAGAAGTACCACTCCGCGCTCGTCCCGCACGCCGGCACCGACACCGCGGCCTGGCAGCGTGTGCTCGAGCTCGGCCGCACACTGCGCGCGCTCGCCCCGGTCGCGGGTACGCGGGTGCACGCGCAGGCCGCCCTCCTCTTCAGCTGGGAGAGCTGGTGGGCCGCGGAAGGAGAGGGGCGCCCGAGCGAGGCGCTCGCCTACCTCGAGCAGGTCCACGCGGCACACGCTGCGCTCACCGCGGCGGGCCTCACCGTCGACATCGTCCGCCCCGGAGCATCTCTCGATGACCACGCGCTCGTCGTCGTCCCGGCCCTGCACCTCGTGCGGGATGCGGATGCGGCCGTCATCGCCGATCGGGCCGCATCCGGCGCCGCGGTGCTCGTCACCTTCTTCAGCGGCACCGTCGACGAGCGAGACGCCGTGCGTCTGGGCGGCTACCCCGGCGCGTTCCGTGACCTGCTCGGGGTCGGCGCGGAGGAGTTCGCCCCGCTCGAGCCCGGACACACGGTGCGCCTCGGATCCGGTGCCGTCGGGCGCGTCTGGACCGAACGGATGCGGGCGTTCGACGCCGAGGTCCTCGACACGTTCGTCGACGGCCCCGCGGGCGGCATGCCCGCCGTCACCCGTCGCACCGTCGGCACGGGCTCCGCGTGGTACCTCGCCACCCAGCCGGACGCGTCCTCCTACGCCGGGATCGTCTCGCGGATGGCGGCGGAGGCCGGGCTCGAGCCCGACGCCTCGCGCATCCCCGGCGTCGAGGTCGTGCGCCGGCGGGGCGAGCAGGGCTCGTATCTGTTCGTCATCAACCACTCGGAGAACGAGGTCGCCGTCGACGCCCGCGGCCGCGACCTGCTCACCGACCAGCCGGTCGACGGCACCGCGGTCGTGGCCGCCGGCGCCGTCCGGATCATCGAGGAGTCCCTGTGA
- a CDS encoding ABC transporter substrate-binding protein, giving the protein MQHPRKKAVAALALSAFLLAGCAAGGDQGSDAAAGDCAPADGPVTLEFTSWIPGIEDVVKIWNDENPDIQVKVQTGPNGNSGTYQNFFNQIAAGNAPDLGQIEYDALPNFLVQDGVENIANCGDVSSAKDQFVGWAWSQVALDGGVYGIPQDIGPMGLFYRSDLFAANNIPVPTTWDEYKEAAKKIRALGGYITNFSQSDINQFAGFVWQAGGQWFDNGSDGWKVSLTDDASTKVADYWQDLIKEDLVSTYPAWTDEWNNAYNSSQVWTWNSAVWGANSISSGAPDTSGKWSVAQMPQWKAGDAVSGNWGGSSIAVLKGSKHPYEASKFALWLNTSDEALTALNKAANIYPATTEGLKLPSLAEGVDFYGGQKIYDVFAQAATEVTPDFVWGPTMTQTYADVSDGFKAAVSGSGTLADALKKGQDATIKTLESQSIPVQK; this is encoded by the coding sequence ATGCAGCACCCCAGAAAGAAGGCGGTCGCAGCCCTCGCGCTGTCGGCGTTCCTGCTCGCCGGCTGTGCCGCGGGCGGCGATCAGGGCAGCGACGCCGCTGCCGGCGACTGCGCACCGGCCGACGGCCCGGTCACGCTCGAGTTCACCTCCTGGATCCCGGGCATCGAGGATGTCGTGAAGATCTGGAACGACGAGAACCCCGACATCCAGGTGAAGGTTCAGACCGGCCCCAACGGCAACAGCGGCACCTATCAGAACTTCTTCAACCAGATCGCGGCCGGCAACGCGCCCGACCTCGGCCAGATCGAGTACGACGCGCTCCCCAACTTCCTCGTTCAGGATGGCGTCGAGAACATCGCGAACTGCGGCGATGTGAGCTCCGCCAAGGATCAGTTCGTCGGCTGGGCGTGGAGCCAGGTGGCCCTCGACGGCGGCGTCTACGGCATCCCGCAGGACATCGGTCCGATGGGGCTGTTCTACCGCTCCGACCTGTTCGCGGCCAACAACATCCCCGTGCCGACGACCTGGGACGAGTACAAGGAGGCTGCGAAGAAGATCCGCGCGCTCGGCGGCTACATCACGAACTTCTCGCAGTCCGACATCAACCAGTTCGCAGGCTTCGTCTGGCAGGCCGGCGGACAGTGGTTCGACAACGGTTCCGACGGCTGGAAGGTCTCGCTGACCGACGACGCCTCGACCAAGGTCGCCGACTACTGGCAGGACCTCATCAAGGAGGACCTCGTCAGCACCTACCCCGCGTGGACCGACGAGTGGAACAACGCCTACAACTCGAGCCAGGTCTGGACGTGGAACTCGGCCGTCTGGGGCGCGAACTCGATCTCCAGCGGCGCACCCGACACGTCCGGCAAGTGGTCGGTCGCGCAGATGCCGCAGTGGAAGGCGGGCGACGCGGTCTCCGGCAACTGGGGCGGCTCCTCGATCGCTGTACTCAAGGGCAGCAAGCACCCTTACGAGGCATCGAAGTTCGCGCTGTGGCTGAACACCTCGGATGAGGCGCTGACCGCGCTGAACAAGGCCGCCAACATCTACCCCGCGACCACCGAGGGCCTGAAGCTCCCGTCGCTGGCCGAGGGCGTCGACTTCTACGGCGGACAGAAGATCTACGACGTGTTCGCGCAGGCGGCCACCGAGGTCACCCCCGACTTCGTGTGGGGCCCGACGATGACGCAGACCTACGCCGACGTCTCCGACGGCTTCAAGGCCGCGGTGTCCGGTTCGGGAACGCTCGCCGACGCACTGAAGAAGGGTCAGGACGCGACCATCAAGACGCTCGAGTCGCAGTCGATCCCGGTTCAGAAGTAG